GGACCTTCTAAAAGGAAACTTGGTGTACTAATTATAATAGCTTCTGATTTTCCTTGGTAATTGTTTAATAATGCAATTACTAAAATGGGAAAAATAGTAAATGCAAAGTAACTCCTTTTTTTGGTAGCTGATTTCTGATTTTTAATCATCATGCCAAAACCAAAGAGTAATAAAATTGAAAGGAAAGATTGTAGGTAAATCTTCCATTCTTTATAAAATAAATCAGCTTTATAGCTTAATCCATATTCAAATCCAATAGCATTCTTTTTCTCTGTAGTTTCTTTAAGATATTGTAAGGCTGTTTCGTCTTTAGTTTGTTGGAAATAGTTTTCTAAATAGAAAATAGAATTTCCGATATTACCCATACCTTCTTCAATTCTTGCTAGCTTTAAGAGCATTGCAGGGCTAGATTTTCCCTCCTTATAAATTTTATCGTAAATTTTTATTGCACTAATATATTGTTTTTTTTCATATAGAGAATCGGCCATAACTAATTCCTTTTCAAGGGACTGTGTAAGACCGATATTGCTATTTGCAGTAAAAAGAATCAGTAGCCAAATCAGAATTTTAAACTTTTGCATTTGCATTTTATTAATTAGTACTTACCTTTGCAACGCAATTAAGGAAAACGACTCCTTAAAAGCAATAAAAATACTCTTTACTCAATGAATCGAGTGAGTTAATTAAACGAATTAACAAGAGATAAATGTTAATGACTCGCTAGCTCAGCTGGTAGAGTATCCCGACTGAAAGAGTCGGGAGGGTCTTGGGTTCCGAACCCAAGAAAGAGAAAGTGTATTGATGAAATAAATGACTCGCTAGCTCAGCTGGTAGAGCACATCCCTTTTAAGGATGGGGTCTTGGGTTCGAACCCCAAGCGGGTCACTTTTTTTGAATTGTGAAAACAATTTTAAATAACAAATTCTTTATAAAGCTCTAGTTAAGTGAACTAGGGCATTTTTTTTCTTTAAAATACAACTTGCTGGTTCATCTGGTAGAGTATCCCGACTACAAGAGTCGGGAGGGTCTTGGGTTCCGAATCCAAGAAAGAGAAAGTGTATTGATGAAATAAATGACTCGCTAGCTCAGCTGGTAGAGCACATCCCTTTTAAGGATGGGGTCTTGGGTTCGAACCCCAAGCGGGTCACATTTGCGAAACCTATCTATTGAGAAATAGATAGGTTTTTTAGTTTTAGCATGTATATTTGCCTCTAGAGTGAAGCGCACGTGGTGAAATTGGTAGACACGCCACCTTGAGGGGGTGGTGGGCGAAAGCCCGTGGAAGTTCGAATCTTCTCGTGCGCACAAAAAAAGGCTATGAAATCAGTTTCATAGCCTTTTTTATTTATGGATGCTAGTTTTTAATCTGCAAAAGCCATTAGCAAATCTTGCTTAGTAATGATATGAGCCTCATTTCTATCATCTAAGATCATCAAGGCCTTATCTCCATGATTCATCATAGAAGAAATTGTGTCTACGGTCGTGTTCATTGCAATGAATTTAAAGGGATCATCCATTATTTCTGCAATTGGCTTGTCTCTCAAATCAGGGTTTTCAACTAGTTTATTTAATAATTTAGTGTCTGAAATACTCCCTACAAATTCATCAGATTTTGTAACAGGTAATTGAGATATGGAAAGTTCATCTAATAACCTTACAACTTCTCCAATCTTCTTTTCACTATCAATACTAATTAATTTGTAGCTTTTACTTCTTTTCTTAATTATATCCTTGGCTGTAGCATAATCATTATTTTCAATAAAGCCATGATCACGCATCCAATCATCATTGTATATTTTACCTAAATATCGAGTTCCGTGATCGGGTAAAATTATCACCATTACATCATCTTCTTTCATGTGTTCCTCTGCGTACTCAAGTGCACCATGTACAGCTGAACCACAAGACCATCCACAAAAAAGACCTTCTTCTCTAGCCAATCTTCTAGTCATAATTGCCCCATCTTTATCAGTCACTTTTACAAAATGGTCAATCATGGCGAAGTCCACATTTTTAGGCAATATATCTTCCCCTATCCCTTCTGTCAAGTATGGATAAATCTCTTTTTCGTCAAAAACGCCTGTTTCTTTATATTTCTTAAATACTGAGCCATAGGAATCTATTCCAATGCTTCGTATTTCCGGGTTTTGTTCTTTTAAATATCTCGAAGTACCGCACATTGACCCACCTGTTCCAACGCCAGCTGCCCAATGCGTTATTTTGCCCTCTGTTTGTTCCCAAATTTCAGGTCCAGTTGTTTCATAATGTGCCCGTGTGTTGGACATATTATCATATTGGTTTGGATAAATAGAGTTAGGAGTATCCTGGTGTATTTTTTTGGCCACAGAATAATACGATCTGGGATCGTCTGGACTCACGTTGGTAGGGCAAACAATGACTTCCGCTCCCATGGCGCGAAGAATGTCCATTTTTTCTTTAGACTGCTTGTCAGCCAAGGTGAAAACGCATTTGTAACCTTTAGAGATAGCAGCTAATGCTAAGCCCATCCCTGTGTTGCCAGATGTCCCTTCAATTATAGTACCTCCGGGTTTCAGTTTACCTTCTTTTTCAGCATCCTCAACCATTTTGATCGCCATCCGATCTTTCATGGAGTTGCCAGGATTGAAATATTCAACTTTAACCAGAATTGTACCTGGTATTCCCTTGTTGACCTTATTTAATTTTACCAATGGAGTGTTGCCAATGGTCTCTATAATAGAGTTGTAGTACATTTTTTAATAGTTTGCTTTCCGCAAAGTTAGTTATTTATAATCATCATTGAAATGTGACGTATGTAATATTCATATTCTTTTAAGAAGAACAGTCGGTTTTAAAGTGGCGTTATTTGTAAAGTATTAAATTAAAAAGAATATGCAGAGCCTTAATCCACAAATCTTAATTAAAATCAGTGAGTTGTCAGACTACGGTTACAACAATAGTTTTCAATTTGAAAACGGAGAATTGGTGTTAAGAAAAGAAGTAGAAGAGCGTAAAATTGAAAAGCATTATGTTGCAGAACAAGTTTCTGTTGAAGCTGAATACTTATATGAAGATAAAGGATCAGCTGTAATTACTTTCATGACCAACGATGGTGAGTTGGGTTATGCTATTGATACTATGGATCCAACAGGTCAATTCCCATTACTCAAATATTTTGAGGCCATAGAAGAATAATCTTCTTTAACAATATTTTATTGTATCCGTTGTTTTACCAAAACAAACAATGTAATTATGGATCCAATGAAAACAGTGGCTCAAAAGATAGATGAATTGAAAGAGAAGGGGTTTGTTGAAAACTTTTTCTTTGAAAATGGGAAGCTTCAAACTGAAAGTGATGCCTTTGAGCAAAACGACATTAAAGAGATAAAAGAATATAGATTTGAAGGTAAATCCAATCCTGATGACTTGTCGATTTTATACCAGATTACTACGAAGTCTGGAAAAAAAGGAACAATAGCGGATGGGTTTGGCCCAAATGCAAATCAAGAACTAACAGAATTTGTATTACAGGCAGAATCTTAATTCTGCCTTTTTTGTGCCAGTAGGTATAGCACAGCCATCCTGATGGCAACCCCATTTTCAACTTGATTGAGGATAATAGACTGCTTTGAATCTGCAACATCACTACTAATCTCTACCCCTCGGTTTATTGGACCAGGGTGCATCAAAATGATCTCCTTGCCTAATCCATCCAATAACTTTTTATTTACTCCATAATAAAGAGAATATTCCCTAAGAGACGGGAAGTATTTCAATTGTTGCCTTTCGAGCTGAATTCTCAAAATATTGGCAATATCGCACCATTCTAAGGCTTCTTTAACATCCCAACTTATTTCTACTCCCAATTCGGATATATATCTGGGTAGAAGAGTGGCAGGCCCACAAACCATTACCTCTGCCCCCAGTTTTTTTAGTGCGTAAATATTTGATAATGCGACTCTGGAGTGTAAGATGTCACCAATGATTGCAACTTTTTTTCCTTTAAGATCTTGGATTTGCTCTCTTATTGAATAAGTATCTAGTAATGCTTGAGTAGGGTGTTCATGAGTACCGTCACCTGCATTTACAATATTTGCTTGAATATTTCTTGATAAAAAATGTGCTGCTCCCGGACTTGAATGTCTCATCACAACCATATCCACTTTCATGGATAAGATGTTATTGACAGTATCAAGAAGAGTCTCTCCTTTCTTTACAGAGCTATTAGAAGAGGAGAAATTAACCACATCTGCAGATAGTCGTTTCTCTGCCAATTCAAATGATAATTTGGTTCGAGTAGAATTTTCGAAAAATATATTAGCAATGGTTATGTCTCTGAGTGAGGGGACTTTCTTTATGGGTCTATTGATAACTTCTTTAAAGTGGTCTGCAGTCTGAAAAATCAATTGAATATCATCAGCTGTTAAGTCTTTGATACCCAATAAATGATTTACACTTAAATTTGTCATTGTTCTTCGTTTGTCACTAACCAGATTTTATCATTTTCTGCGCCTTGATCCGTCCACTCCACTAACACCCGTTGCGTCTTGATTGTATTTACTCTTCTACCAACATAGTCAGCTTGAATAGGTAAATCTCGAGTATATTTCCTGTCAATAAACGTTAATAATTCAACGAGTCTGGGCCTGCCAAAAGCGATCATAGCATCTAAGGCCGCCCTTACTGTTCTTCCTGTGAATAGGACATCATCAATTAAGATCACTTTTTTATCTTCAATAATGAAAGGAATTTTTGTAGCATTTGCTTGCAGCGGAGTGTCCCGTCTTCTAAAGTCATCTCGATAAAATGTGGTATCCAATAAGCCCAAGGGGAGGTCTTTATTGAGACGTTCATTTAATCTTTTTTGAATTCTTTGGGCTAAGAATTTACCCCTTGGTTGCAAACCAATTAATACAGTGTTCTGAAAGTCTTTGTGATTTTCAATCAGTTCTTCCACTAACCTGTTTATGGTTATTTGCAGCAGATCGGTATCTAGGATTAGACGTTTTTCCATGGCGCTGGGGCAAAGATAGTAAACTAGCTATTTATTCGACCACGATTTTATTGATAAAAAATACTTTTCTGTTCAATTTTATATTTTTTTCTTTTAGATTTTTAACTCTATTTACCCCATAAGCATAAAAATTATTACCATACCACTGCTTCAAGCCTTCTAATTCTTCATCATTGCTTTTCATTTCATCACTTTCATACATTAATTTTAAGCTTTCAGTAAATTTACCTTCAATTAATTCGCTGCCTTTTATGACTTTAATTTTCAGCTCTTGATTAAAGAGATATAGCATCACAATTTCATTTTCAAGAAAAGCTAGATGAACATGTTCTTCCAGCTGGAAGCTTTTTAGGTCATTGATTTCAAAGCTATTATCCCAAAGTAATTTTCCGTCATCATCGAACGCAATGATGACAGCATGCGTATATTTATATCCATCGAATACTTGAGAACTCGTATTGTTGAAAACTGCGTCATAAGTATAAGATGAATAACCATAACCACTAGATCTATTAGAGTAGGTCGGGTAATAAGCTTCTCCAATTAATATATTCTGATTATCTTGTCTGACTATATCTTGAACAAATAGTCTATAACTGAATCTTAGCTTTTTTCCTTTAATTTTCTTCCTAGCGATTCGCTTTAGCACTCTGTCCTTCCGTCTTTCCTTCATGTAGTTGAAAAAGTTTTCTAAATTGGCGTAGTTGTAATATCTAATTTTGTCTTGATTCTGTCGTTCAAGATCAGCAACATATATTCCTCGAGAAGTTTCTGTTCTTCTTTTGATTGAATAAGTACCAGCTAGTAGATTTCCACCGTCACTGCTGTTAATAATTCGTCCGTCAGTAAGACTTAAGTCATCTTTCGCCTGTAAATTTTCTTGGAAAATCGGTTCTCCCATGGTGTTGAAAGCCCGAACAGTAATTCCATATCTTTTGCTCGGTAAGCGGTCAGAGGTAATGACCCGTATCCAATCATCATCTGTTTTCGACACCATTTGCAAAAGTGAGCTTCTTTCATCATAAAAACCAGGCAAGACCACCCCTCGTTTTGCTGTAAAATTGTACATCAATACCACAGTCCGCATATTTACGTTACCACCTAGAACCACTGCATCATTTTTAACTTCAAATTCACTTAATCTGATAGGCACAACATTTTCATATACATATGATTTGAAAGTATCGCTGTTTATGGAAAAAGTTAGAAACAGCAGATCTTTTGCAAAATCATACCCTTCCTGGAAAAGCATTACAAATTGACCGTTGTCATAACTGTAGCCCCGAAATGAAAATTTATTATTGATTATTACTTCACTTCTATTTACTTCCTGGAGACTAGTGTCAAGTCTGATAATTTCCCAAATTGATTCGTTATCTTCTGTTCTTTTGTCCATTTCTTTAAAAAGGAAAAGTCCATTTTCTTTAGCGGAAACAATATAGTACTCATCAGTAAAATTATCGATTTCTATTTCATACCTTAAAGGCTGTGAAATTTGACCTATTACGGATTCACCAAATGACAATATTATTATCAGGAATACAAATTTTAAGTGCATATTAAAAGTCATGATATTTTATTCATTCGTAGTAACTTATCTACATCTCTATTGTTAAAAGAAAAAAATACAGAAGCTATCCATTATCCTTCTCAATATATCCTTTAATTTTACAAAAAATCAAGAAGCTTTGGAAAATAAACAAATTATAAAAATTTTAAAGAATACCGCCAAACTCATGGAGCTTCATGGCGAGAATGATTTTAAAATTAAAAGTTACCAATCTGCTATTTTTAAGCTCGAGAGATTTAATAAAAGTTTGGCGGGAATGGATTTAACGGAACTTCAAAATATTGAAGGAGTTGGAAAAAGTTTAGCCCAGTCTATTACTCAAATTAGCCAAAATGGTTCTTTTGATGTTTTTGACGAATTAAGCAATAAAACACCTGAGGGCATTTTGGAAATGATTCAATTAAGTGGCTTTGGACCCAAAAAAATAAAATTGATTTGGGATCAGTTAAATATTGATAATCTGGAGGATCTACTGATTGCTTGTAAAGAAAATAGAGTAGCTTCACTAAAAGGTTTTGGAGAAAAGACTCAAGTCAAATTGATGGAGGCAGTTGAATTTAAATTGAATTGGAGAGGATATGTCCACTACAGAGAAGCCATTCAATTGGCTGAAAAAATCATTGAAGATTTAGTAAAGATCGAAGGAGTCATTGAACTGTCCATTACATCAGATTTGAGACGAAAGATGGAGGTCATTAAGCCTCTTGAGCTATTGATTGCCACTGAAAATAAGGCCAAACTTGTGCAATTTGTTGCCAAAAATGAAAATTATGAATTAGATAAAAAAAATTCGGGGCCTTTAAGTTTAAGATTTAAATTCAAGCCTTTGAAAGCTGAAATTAAGCTAATTTTTACAAGCAAGAATCAGTTCACCAATGAACTATTTAAAACTACAGCAAATCCTAAACATTTGAATTTTGAATTAGAGGACGGAAAGACTTTCCATTCTATTTTAAATGAAAAACTGTTTGCTTCTGAAGAAGAAATCTATAAAGCCGCAGGACTTCCTTTTATCGTTCCTGAATTGCGAGAAGGCTTGTGGGAATTTGATTGGGCAAAGGAAAAAAAGATGCCTGCCTTAGTCGAGATGAAAGATTTGAAAGGGATTTTACATAATCATAGTACATACAGTGATGGTAAAAATTCTTTGGAAGAAATGGCGGTTTATTGCAAAGACTTAGGATATGAGTACTTAGGTATAAGCGATCATAGTAAAACAGCAACTTATGCCAATGGATTGCAAGAATTTAGAGTCAAAAAGCAGCATGAAGAAATTGATGAACTAAACAAGAAGCTAGCTCCATTTAAGATTTTCAAAGGAATTGAATCCGATATTTTGAATGATGGTTCCTTGGATTATGCTAATGATGTGTTAGAAAGTTTCGATTTTGTAGTATCGTCTATCCATTCACCGCTGAGCATGGATGAAAAAACGGCAACAGAGCGGTTGTTAAATGCCATAGCTAATCCCTTTACAACCATACTAGGGCATCCTACGGGAAGATTGTTACTGCAAAGAAAGGGGTATCCAATCAATCACAAAGCTGTTATAGATGCCTGTGCTGAATATGGAGTTGTGATTGAAATTAATGCGCATCCCTGGCGCCTAGATTTGGACTGGAGGTATGTCCGATATGCATTGGATCAAGGTGTACAAATTTCAATAAATCCTGATGCTCATGAAACAATTGGATATCACGATATGTATTATGGACTCTGCGTTGGTAGAAAAGCGGGTCTAACAGCTAAGGATACTTTAAATGCCAAGAGCTTGAATGATTTGTCGAAATATTTTAAAGACCGTAAAGCGTCTGCACTTTCAAAAGTTTAAAATTTGAAAAATATAAATAAAGTTTTAATTGTACGCTTTTCATCTATAGGTGATATTGTGCTTACCACACCTGTTGTAAGGGCAGTAAAATTACAGTTAAATAATGTGGAAGTTCATTTCGCTACTAAAAATAGTTACGCGAGTATTCTGGAAAATAATCCCTATATAGATAAGGTTCATCAATTAGATAATGATTTAAACGATTTGGTTTCTAGATTAAAATTAGAAAACTTTGATTATGTAGTTGATTTACATAATAACCTTAGAACTCGCATTATAAAGTTAAGATTAGGTTTGCCATCAAAATCCTTTGACAAATTAAATTGGGAGAAGTGGTTAATGGTCAATATGAAAGTCAATAAGCTGCCTAATCAGCATATTGTTGATAGGTATCTGGAAGCTGCTTCAGCATTAGGGGTTAAAAAAGATCAGTTTGGTTTAGATTATTTCATTCCTGAGAAAGATGAAGTGGAAACTACCTGGTTGCCAGAAACTCACCAAAAGGAATACGTAGCTTACGTGATTGGTGCACAGCATAACACCAAAAAATTACCATTTAAGCGAATGGTGGAATTATGTGATAAAATTAATAAGCCAATTATCTTGTTAGGTGGCCCAGAAGATGCAGCAATGGGGGAGCGGGTTGAACAGTTTTTCAAACAGACCGATGATTCTGCTGCTTATGAAGAGAAGTTAACTGAAATGGGTAAAAAAGCTAAAATATTTAATGCATGTGGAAAATTTAATTTAAATCAATCAGCTTCTTTGGTTAAAAATGCTTCTTACGTCTTCTCGCACGATACTGGTCTAATGCATATAGCGGCTGCGTTTAAGAAGAATATATTTTGTATTTGGGGTAATACCATTCCCATGTTTGGGATGTATCCGTACAAGGCCAAATTTACGATATTAGAAAATACAAAAGTGAATTGCAGGCCCTGTTCGAAAATAGGTTTTCAAAAATGTCCTAAGGGCCATTTTAATTGTATGAATAAAATTGTATTTGATTTTTGGTTGCCTTAATGGAAAGCGTCTTCTATATGATAGTGGTTGTCAGGATTATTTAAATCAATGCTTAAGACATCGAATCGTATATCTTTCTGCCAATTTATTGCAAAAATGTAATTTTCAGCCGCTTCCAGTATTTTATTGATCTTTCCCTGGTTTACTCTTTCTTCAGGAAATCCATGTTTAAAAGAATGTAAAGCCTTTACTTCTATAAAGATAAGTAAGTTGTTATGCAGACCAATAATGTCAATTTCAGCTCTTCTAAACCTATAATTTCTCTCTAAAATTTCAAAACCTTTAGATTTCAGTATATTTATTGCAAAATCTTCTCCCTTATCTCCTATTTCTTTCGTGTTCATGTTGAAGATGTCATTCTAATATTATATTTGTAAATCGAAAAAAAACTGAACTAAATAACCATTGTGATAAAATTAATAAAAACTTTTCCAGAGCAACTTAAAGAAGCATTGGAATTAACAAATCAAATTAACCCAAATGACTTTTCCAAAGAAGATATTCAGCATATCGCTATCAGTGGAATGGGAGGGTCTGGAATTGGAGTCCATCTTGTGAAAAGCATAGTAGAGAATCACTGCAGTTTACCTGTTACTTTGATTCAAGGATATAATTTACCAGCATGGTTAAACAGCAATACATTATTTATTGCATGTTCTTATAGTGGAAATACTGAAGAGACGCTAACGTTATTAGAACTGGCAAATAAAAGGACGAATCATATTTTTTCAATTACAACTGGCGGGGCATTAAAATCGATATCTGACAAGGGTAAAATCCCACAATATAATTTTTCAGGTGAAGCTAAGTGTCCAAGGGCAGGACTTGCGTATCCATCAGTATCAATTTTAATGCTACTTCAGAAATTGGGTTTTTGTCCAGGTTTAGAAATTGAGGTAGAAATAAAGTCTTCTATATCCCTGCTAGATAAGCTTCAACCTGAAATACAATCAGAAGCAGAGAAATTGTCAAAACGAATCAAAGGTTTTTTCACTTTACTATATGCAGATCAAAGGTTTTTTCCTGCTGTTTTGAGGTTTCAGCAACAATTGGCAGAGAATAGTAAGCAGTTATCGCATGCGCATGTTTTTCCAGAGCTTAATCACAATGAATTAGTAGGTTGGAGATTTCCAGAGGAACATGTCAAAAGTTCTAAAGCATTGGTTTTAAGATCTGATTTTGACCATGAGCGTAATCAAAAAAGGATGAACATAAGTAAAGCAATTATAGCAGAGAAGGCAGAAGTAATTGAGCTTCATGGAAAAGGAGATAGCTTTATACAACAGTTATATTATTTCATTCATTTGATTGATTGGACAAGTTTCTATTTAGCCATGGAAAACCAAATTGATCCTTTTCCTGTTGATAACATTGACTTTTTAAAAAATAAATTAGCAGAGTAAATCGTGAATTTCAAACTCAATAAACAAACTCAGTTTCTTTCTTTAGGAATGATGGACTATAAGAAAGCCTGGGATTATCAGGAAGAATTGTTTCTCAAAACCATAGAGATAAAAACTTCTAACAGAAAGCTTGAGGAAGTAAGTCACAAAATAACTCCAAACTACCTCATTTTTTTGGAACATCCACACGTTTACACGCTTGGAAAAAGCGGTTCAGAAAGCAATCTCCTATTGGATCAAAATGGATTAAAAGAGAAGGAGGCTACCTATTATAGAATAAACAGGGGGGGAGACATTACCTACCACGGACCAGGACAGATTGTTGGCTATCCTATTTTAGATTTAGATAATTTCTTCACTGATATTCATAAATATTTAAGATTATTGGAGGAGGCTGTTATCCTCACTTTGAAAGATTATGGGATTGACTCTGGTAGGATAAAAGGCTTAACAGGTGTTTGGTTAGACTACGAGGAAGGCGCTACAAACCCTAGGAAAATTTGTGCTTTAGGTGTGAAATCAAGCAGATGGGTTACTATGCATGGCTTTGCTTTTAATGTGAATACAAATTTAGATTACTTTAAGAATATTATTCCGTGTGGAATCGAGGATAAAGCGGTTACGTCTATGGAAGCCGAACTAGGGGAGAAGCAAGATTTTTCTGAGGTTAGTAGCAAATTGAAGCAATACATTGCAGAACTATTTGAAATGAAATTGTTGGAAGAGATATGAAAAAAGATATTGATTTTTCACCTGTAACGGGTGTAGAGTTAGTAATTACTCGATCGGAAAATGAGGGAAATGCCCAGTGGGATGTTTATCTTATTAATAAAAACCTGATTGAATTAACCACTGTAATGATTACTTCGAAAGGTTATGGTGAAATCAATGGAGAAGAAAAGGAGACCTCCGTTTTACGTCATATGATTGAACAAGTGGAGCAACAAAGTTTTGAACGCATTGAGCCCATTCAACCTGAACTCTTTAAGTTGAACAATGAATATTGGGTGAGTTATTTTATTCTCGACCAGGTTTTTGATAAGAAATTTGTCTTTGTTCCTGACAGCATCCAAAAAGAGAATCTTCAATACATTCCTGAATTAGATTTGATGGGAGTTCGTCATGCCTAAGTGGCTTTGTTGAAATTTTATTCACAATTCTGTATATTGACTTTTTTTATAACCTCCTTTTTATGAAATCACTTACTATTCAACTCTTATTTTTGCTAGCTATTGCTTATTCTGGTGCCCAGGCTCAGATTAGTGGGAAAAGCTGGAATGAAGTTAAAACCGCAGGGCAAGGTGAACTTACTTGCGTTTATTATCAAACGCCTGGACTGGTTTTTGAAGAAAACGGAAAGATGCAAGGGGTATGTATTGACATTATGAATGAATTTAAAGCTTTTGTAAGTGATAAATATAAAGTAAATGTAACTTTCAATTTTGAAAAAAAGGTGCCAGTTTTTACAAATTTCATTAATACAGTGAGAAATGGTAAGAATGTGATGGGAGTTTGTAATACCAGTATTACATCGGAAAGAAAGCAGTACTTAAGTTTTAGTCCTGCTTACATGAACAATCCCTCAGTTTTACTTTCCAACCAAGATGCAGAAACGCTAAGGGATTTTTCTAATATGGCTGAAACCTTTGAAGGTTATAAAGCGATTATCATCAAAGGCTCCACGCATGAAAAGTACCTTAAGAAGATAGCAGACCAATACTATCCCAATTTGAATATCGAATATGCTAATTCTGGAACTGAAGTGAATACTAAGTTAAGGAGTAATGACAAGTATTTTACTTTAATTGACTTTACTGAGTATTTTGACGCGGTGAGGAAGAAAATGAACGTTACAAGACATCCCGTTGCTTTAGATGAACTAGAAGATCAATTAGGTTTCATTTTCCCAAAAGGAAGTGATTGGACAAAGGTATGGGAAGAATTTCTTACACCTACCTTTAAAGAAAGCGTTACCTACAAAAAGATTGTGGCAGATAATTTGGGGACCTCTTTCGTCAATCTAATTAGATAATTATTTGTCTAAAAGTTTTATTGATGCAGAATTGATGCAATATCTCAAGCCTGTTGGTTCAGGTCCATCAGGAAAGACATGGCCAAGATGAGCATCACAAACGTTGCAAAGGACTTCGACTCTCACCATTCCAAAGCTAACATCTTTCACATATTTGATGACGTTATTTTCAAATGGTTCAGTGAAACTAGGCCAGCCCGAACTTGAATCAAATTTCAAGGTAGAATCAAAGAGAGTTGTCCCACAGCATCTGCAAGCATATTGTCCAGCCTCATGAGCTTCACAATATTCCCCAGAAAAAGCCCTTTCTGTTCCTTTTTTTCGAGTAACTCTAAATTCTTCCTCCGATAGAATGTTTAGCCATTCTTCATCAGTTTTTTCAACTCTTTTCGGGGGTTGAGGACTACCGTTATTTGCAAATTTTATTACTTCGTTCCAATTCATTCGTTAGCTATTATTTAATACAGTAATAAACTGATGAGTTGATGCTATGTTTTACTAAAATCAGAAAGTTCTTGATGGTTTAAGTAGTAGACATAAAAAAAGGTTTCCCAAATTTGAGAAACCTTGATTCAATTAAATGATCTTAAAATGTATATTTATCAATTAAGCTAATTTCACATTCACTGCATTTAAACCTTTTTTTCCGTCTTGAAGTTCATAAACAACCTCATCATTTTCTCTGATGTCATCAATTAGACCAGATACATGTACGAAATAATCTTGTTGTGTGCTCTCATCAATAATAAATCCAAAACCTTTTGAATCATTAAAGAATTTTACTGTTCCTTTATTCATTATAATAATTTTAATTTTCACAAAGCTACGTCTTTTATTTTCAATTACTATCACTTTGCTCTTTTAATTTATTATTAAGAAAATCTAAATACGAAGAATTTTTTCAGAAAAGACATAGAATTGACTAGTTCACATTTTAATTCTATTAATTTTAGCAAAAAATTTACCTCCTAATTTAATAGTATGATTAGAAGTTTCTTATGCCTAATTTTTGTTGGTCTTATATCTATTTCATGTTCTAATTATCAAACTGATCAATCTATCACCA
This is a stretch of genomic DNA from Marivirga harenae. It encodes these proteins:
- a CDS encoding cystathionine beta-synthase, coding for MYYNSIIETIGNTPLVKLNKVNKGIPGTILVKVEYFNPGNSMKDRMAIKMVEDAEKEGKLKPGGTIIEGTSGNTGMGLALAAISKGYKCVFTLADKQSKEKMDILRAMGAEVIVCPTNVSPDDPRSYYSVAKKIHQDTPNSIYPNQYDNMSNTRAHYETTGPEIWEQTEGKITHWAAGVGTGGSMCGTSRYLKEQNPEIRSIGIDSYGSVFKKYKETGVFDEKEIYPYLTEGIGEDILPKNVDFAMIDHFVKVTDKDGAIMTRRLAREEGLFCGWSCGSAVHGALEYAEEHMKEDDVMVIILPDHGTRYLGKIYNDDWMRDHGFIENNDYATAKDIIKKRSKSYKLISIDSEKKIGEVVRLLDELSISQLPVTKSDEFVGSISDTKLLNKLVENPDLRDKPIAEIMDDPFKFIAMNTTVDTISSMMNHGDKALMILDDRNEAHIITKQDLLMAFAD
- a CDS encoding aspartate carbamoyltransferase catalytic subunit codes for the protein MTNLSVNHLLGIKDLTADDIQLIFQTADHFKEVINRPIKKVPSLRDITIANIFFENSTRTKLSFELAEKRLSADVVNFSSSNSSVKKGETLLDTVNNILSMKVDMVVMRHSSPGAAHFLSRNIQANIVNAGDGTHEHPTQALLDTYSIREQIQDLKGKKVAIIGDILHSRVALSNIYALKKLGAEVMVCGPATLLPRYISELGVEISWDVKEALEWCDIANILRIQLERQQLKYFPSLREYSLYYGVNKKLLDGLGKEIILMHPGPINRGVEISSDVADSKQSIILNQVENGVAIRMAVLYLLAQKRQN
- a CDS encoding tetratricopeptide repeat protein, which encodes MQKFKILIWLLILFTANSNIGLTQSLEKELVMADSLYEKKQYISAIKIYDKIYKEGKSSPAMLLKLARIEEGMGNIGNSIFYLENYFQQTKDETALQYLKETTEKKNAIGFEYGLSYKADLFYKEWKIYLQSFLSILLLFGFGMMIKNQKSATKKRSYFAFTIFPILVIALLNNYQGKSEAIIISTPSFLLEGPSSGANLIEKVNSPAKVQVKDQIDVWSKVVFEDKVAYIKTSQIKSL
- the polX gene encoding DNA polymerase/3'-5' exonuclease PolX — protein: MENKQIIKILKNTAKLMELHGENDFKIKSYQSAIFKLERFNKSLAGMDLTELQNIEGVGKSLAQSITQISQNGSFDVFDELSNKTPEGILEMIQLSGFGPKKIKLIWDQLNIDNLEDLLIACKENRVASLKGFGEKTQVKLMEAVEFKLNWRGYVHYREAIQLAEKIIEDLVKIEGVIELSITSDLRRKMEVIKPLELLIATENKAKLVQFVAKNENYELDKKNSGPLSLRFKFKPLKAEIKLIFTSKNQFTNELFKTTANPKHLNFELEDGKTFHSILNEKLFASEEEIYKAAGLPFIVPELREGLWEFDWAKEKKMPALVEMKDLKGILHNHSTYSDGKNSLEEMAVYCKDLGYEYLGISDHSKTATYANGLQEFRVKKQHEEIDELNKKLAPFKIFKGIESDILNDGSLDYANDVLESFDFVVSSIHSPLSMDEKTATERLLNAIANPFTTILGHPTGRLLLQRKGYPINHKAVIDACAEYGVVIEINAHPWRLDLDWRYVRYALDQGVQISINPDAHETIGYHDMYYGLCVGRKAGLTAKDTLNAKSLNDLSKYFKDRKASALSKV
- the pyrR gene encoding bifunctional pyr operon transcriptional regulator/uracil phosphoribosyltransferase PyrR, producing MEKRLILDTDLLQITINRLVEELIENHKDFQNTVLIGLQPRGKFLAQRIQKRLNERLNKDLPLGLLDTTFYRDDFRRRDTPLQANATKIPFIIEDKKVILIDDVLFTGRTVRAALDAMIAFGRPRLVELLTFIDRKYTRDLPIQADYVGRRVNTIKTQRVLVEWTDQGAENDKIWLVTNEEQ